CTAGCTATATTTTCGTTTTTGAGAAATGCATTTTTGATGATGGTTTCATGCTTCATAGCGCCAAAGAGAGCCTTTGAACTACTATTTTTCTGACTTAAATTTAAGATCACAAAGCTTTGAAAGCAAAAGAGCGACATTATGACAAATGTCGCTATGATCTGGATCTTAAAGCTCTTGTGCATCTATCTTGTAGCCTATGCGCCTCTTTGAGATGATAAAGTTATTGTTTGTCTTGTTTCTTATCTTTAAAACGTGCATCCTTATATCAGCGCCCTCGATCTCTTTGTCGTTCCAGACAAGATCTCTAAGCTCCTCCATGCTGACGTAAGAATTTAGATGTGAGACCAAACACTCGACCAAAGCGACCTCTTTTGCGCTAAGATCAACCATCTTGCCATCTTTAAGTAGCACACGTTTATTTAGGTTAAAGCTAAACTCGTCATTTATCTTTACTATGTTTTTATCGTCAGTGCCATAGTATTTTCTCATAAGCTCAGCAACTCTAAATTTAAGCTCAGCTAGCTCAAATGGCTTTTTTAGATACTCATTACAGCCAAGCTCATAGCCAATCGCCATATCATCAATATCAACTAAAGATGTCGTTATCATGATAGGAGCGTTTGGGTTTAGACTTCTTATATATTTGATGACTTCGTGACCATTTACTCCAGGCACTTTTATGTCGAGTATAAAAAGGTGATAGAAATTTTTCTCTATCAGATCGCAAGCCTCTTGACCGTCGCTCACCGCTGTAACTTCATAACCAAGCGTCTGCAAAAACTCACAGACGCTCTCTTGAAACCCTAGATCATCTTCTAAAAGCAAAATCTTCAAAATGCTCTCCTAAAAAACAAACTTTAATAAGATTTTCATCTATTGTAATACTTAGTAGGTAAATTTCAAATTAAAATTCTTTTTTAAGTATTAAATAAAAATTTGTCCTGCATAGACTATGTAATATCTTAGCAAAAAGACACCACAAATGACTAAAATAGCGTTTAGCACGGCAAATTCGCGTTTGAAATCATGCACCTTTAAAACGCTTAAGTCTAAAATGATAGGCACAGCCATACCAAGACCTATGACGCCGATATAAAACATCAGCCCAAGAGAATTTGCGCTAAGTGCGTTTGCTACGCTCTGCGCACCACTTGCACTTGCACCTTTTACGACCATAAAAAGAGCGACTATCAGCAAAAACTCGACTATTATCGCTATAAAGTCAAATTTTAATAAAAAGTGTGCAGTTTGGTTTTGTGCTCTCTTTTCATCTTTTAGCACGCCAAGAAGCAGCGTAAAAGCACCAGCACAGCTCAAGCCTGATACTAAAAATAATACCGGCAAGACTGATGTATTCCAAAGTGCGATCTTATGAGCTGCACTTAGCAAAAAGCCTGTATATGCACCAACGCCAATGCCTAGGATAAAAAGTAAAATTTCAAGTAGGCTTGAAAGCTTGCTAGCAAAATTTGCAACTACGTCAAAAAGAGAAATTTTAAGCAATGCGATCTCGTTTTTAAATGCGCCAACTGCGTATATAACGCTAAGAGGCGTATAAACTAGAAGCAGTGCAACGCCTATTGACATGACTGAGTCAAAGTTGTAAAGCAAGAGTATCCAGTAAAAGCTAAGCGGCTTGCCAAGATCAAGCACCAAAAGAGCAAGTCCAAGAATGATCGCTAATGGAGCGATAAGAGCGGCTGCTTTAAAGTAGTAGTTCTCTTTGCCATATTTTTTTGAAATGAGCACAGCAACGATGCTAGCACCCGCACTAAGTCCTGCTAAAAATAGATAAACGGCTATCGGCCAACCCCAGTAAATTTCAGAGTATTGAGCTAGGCTTCCTGACATGTTATTCATGGTGTGCTCCTTTTGTATTTGCGATCATTGCAAGTGAAGGTTTTGTATTTAGCTCCGCTTTT
This DNA window, taken from Campylobacter concisus, encodes the following:
- a CDS encoding response regulator transcription factor, whose protein sequence is MKILLLEDDLGFQESVCEFLQTLGYEVTAVSDGQEACDLIEKNFYHLFILDIKVPGVNGHEVIKYIRSLNPNAPIMITTSLVDIDDMAIGYELGCNEYLKKPFELAELKFRVAELMRKYYGTDDKNIVKINDEFSFNLNKRVLLKDGKMVDLSAKEVALVECLVSHLNSYVSMEELRDLVWNDKEIEGADIRMHVLKIRNKTNNNFIISKRRIGYKIDAQEL
- the nrfD gene encoding NrfD/PsrC family molybdoenzyme membrane anchor subunit, which produces MNNMSGSLAQYSEIYWGWPIAVYLFLAGLSAGASIVAVLISKKYGKENYYFKAAALIAPLAIILGLALLVLDLGKPLSFYWILLLYNFDSVMSIGVALLLVYTPLSVIYAVGAFKNEIALLKISLFDVVANFASKLSSLLEILLFILGIGVGAYTGFLLSAAHKIALWNTSVLPVLFLVSGLSCAGAFTLLLGVLKDEKRAQNQTAHFLLKFDFIAIIVEFLLIVALFMVVKGASASGAQSVANALSANSLGLMFYIGVIGLGMAVPIILDLSVLKVHDFKREFAVLNAILVICGVFLLRYYIVYAGQIFI